Proteins from a genomic interval of Pirellulales bacterium:
- a CDS encoding sigma-70 family RNA polymerase sigma factor, translated as MFRSDPCSAQPADLSASLAAVRGGSNSKLGQLLDAYRDFLLVVATDALDTNVQPKVARSDLVQESLLQAVRDFPRFQGTTEPELRAWLKQILLNNVCDAHRRFQKAGKRNVSREIPLRGTNSSAAGVLHHLAVEDRPLSNLAAREEQARVESSLATLEADQRQAIELRSLQGLPFEEVGRRMNRSTEAARKLWSRAVQKLALDLGRKSDDERSST; from the coding sequence ATGTTTCGCAGCGATCCGTGCAGTGCGCAGCCTGCCGACTTGTCCGCCTCGCTCGCGGCCGTTCGTGGCGGATCGAACTCGAAGCTCGGGCAACTGCTCGACGCCTATCGCGATTTCCTGCTCGTCGTCGCCACCGACGCACTCGATACCAACGTGCAGCCCAAGGTCGCCAGGTCCGATCTCGTGCAAGAAAGCCTCTTGCAGGCGGTGCGCGATTTCCCCAGGTTCCAGGGGACGACCGAGCCGGAGCTACGCGCCTGGCTTAAGCAGATCCTGCTCAACAACGTCTGCGACGCCCATCGACGATTTCAAAAGGCGGGCAAGCGAAACGTCTCGCGCGAGATTCCCCTCCGCGGGACCAACAGCTCGGCCGCGGGCGTTCTGCACCACCTGGCGGTCGAAGACCGCCCGCTGTCCAACCTGGCCGCACGCGAGGAACAAGCGCGCGTCGAGTCCTCCCTCGCCACGCTCGAGGCCGATCAACGCCAGGCCATCGAGTTACGAAGTTTGCAAGGTCTGCCCTTCGAAGAGGTGGGCAGAAGGATGAATCGCTCGACCGAGGCGGCGCGCAAGCTCTGGTCGCGCGCCGTCCAGAAACTCGCTCTCGACCTGGGACGGAAGTCCGACGATGAACGATCGAGCACATGA
- a CDS encoding protein kinase yields MNDRAHDDPMTDQLVDYQQRLDGGLSSRTAASDDSLPPELAHQLHAAQKCLDLLHGLRQERERAARSATGETMPLGDTTSGGRELDVQIPRRIGRFQIRLRLGMGGFGIVYRAFDPETRREVALKVPRPEALANRELLERFSQEAQAAARLDHAHIVTVHESGYSGAIPIIVSAFYDAPTMSAWMDLRPGPVEARTAAATVAALADAVQHAHQRGVLHRDIKPSNVLMVPSTEDDRGETSSELEHVPKLMDFGLAKVTDATLDLTHTGAMLGTLMYMPPEQAAGNLAEIGPRSDVYGLGVLLYEILTDRAPFHGTTQVETLRRVMHEAPAPLRALRRDVPRDLETICLKCLEKEPARRYASARALTADLRRFLAGEPIQARPATPAERAAKWCRRNPQWASLFAVVLLGVTALLGFLTYSNARISLALTIERATRHELNAQLYAADVRRAGEAFAAHNPQQAIDLLAKYEQPEEGYDLREFAWHYSRSRVHVREAFLPKHPADVYRLLFSPSGKWIFTACADGKVRIWRGGDRQLERLLDCGSEVNEVALSPDEQWLAAGCDDGLVRVWNTNNWQLHSMLETSGAAWLDLAWYDQIFSLATQPDGKVLAAGFFVRRGHPYGAVVLRFNPDGTRDEDFEYKTYEPAEPGFHRDFGRIVLCQPDGRFILVGDTYFDRNPAGPEQMSTRFILVRFLPDGTPDPAFQGGIHEAGTGRRHEHLRAACLQPDGKIVTVGYAADEKDERNTTAPILVRYDASGVLEPDFGTGSGSVDNSAVSHLDSAYAIVLQEDGKIVVAGETQQEGKTRLALVRCHADGTRDASFGQDGMAVLSVGDANLVARRIALQSDGRIVVGADFLPHYQIAILRVHQDGCLDDTFGEGGLSTLAVFGDDAETLPLAIQPDQKIVVAGASAPGPPNLAALVRLQENGALDASFGTAGTVLAAMGHSYELWRDVLIQSDGKILAGGTATDGNLSRGEIDFVLARFQTNGTLDQTWNADSVVGLQFSPDSTSLYAAGDHAVSCWNVEHGVKTGAWRPATKEELSSMSLSSDGKCLGIATRKRGYIWSLPDSPEGETHTKLAASAIALLPGRDEIVVGYEHGRIDCYDNLEMMNATDLEVPHPGRVQALRATSDGRYLTSTSQAGGAHILRTDNWQRIAAISNPSGRIWDVHYLPEPNQAIITDVQGNVDLVRIKASNHPMRTDGGVEIHRTAAAITAADLSVDGSLLACGERDGRTTVLSLASGEVMFDCVGHPQPVQRIAFDKSNRQIHVVYYDGRLATLDIATSKELSHLEMGRKIHRAAFSPETDQVALAFDDAYETIVMRWDSKAERRRFTSQNSVSRLEFSHDGKALLLCCASDLEIGDLTTGQLVRKPGKSAESCSDLAELPLRGKLLVAEGLRGVAIRDYPSLELTSRLVSHASGIVYVAVTPNERNAATLSEDGMLTVWDLRTEQPVLSFLECIRGVATPSLMFTPDGTKLVAVLSALPSSQIIVWATADSP; encoded by the coding sequence ATGAACGATCGAGCACATGACGATCCGATGACCGACCAACTGGTCGACTACCAGCAGCGCCTCGACGGCGGCCTGTCGTCGCGCACCGCTGCGAGCGACGACTCGTTGCCACCGGAACTGGCCCATCAACTTCACGCGGCTCAGAAATGTCTCGATCTGTTGCACGGCCTGCGGCAAGAGCGCGAGCGAGCCGCCCGCTCGGCGACGGGCGAAACGATGCCGCTGGGCGATACGACGTCCGGCGGGCGCGAGCTCGACGTGCAAATCCCGCGGCGGATCGGCCGCTTTCAGATTCGCTTGCGACTGGGCATGGGCGGATTCGGCATCGTGTATCGCGCCTTCGATCCGGAGACACGGCGCGAGGTCGCGCTCAAAGTTCCGCGTCCCGAGGCCCTGGCGAACCGTGAGCTGCTCGAACGGTTTTCGCAAGAGGCGCAGGCCGCGGCGCGGCTCGACCACGCGCACATCGTGACCGTTCACGAGAGCGGCTACTCCGGCGCCATCCCGATCATTGTCTCGGCATTCTACGATGCGCCGACGATGTCCGCGTGGATGGACCTGCGGCCGGGACCGGTCGAAGCGCGGACCGCCGCCGCCACGGTGGCGGCCCTGGCCGATGCCGTGCAACATGCGCACCAGCGCGGCGTGCTGCACCGCGACATCAAGCCCAGCAACGTCCTGATGGTGCCGTCGACGGAAGACGATCGAGGCGAAACGTCGTCCGAGTTAGAGCACGTGCCCAAACTGATGGACTTCGGCCTGGCCAAGGTGACCGATGCCACGCTCGATCTGACGCACACCGGTGCGATGCTGGGCACGCTCATGTATATGCCTCCCGAGCAGGCAGCGGGCAATCTCGCCGAGATCGGTCCGCGCTCCGATGTCTATGGCTTGGGCGTGTTGCTGTACGAAATACTTACCGATCGCGCCCCCTTCCACGGCACAACCCAGGTCGAGACCTTGCGACGAGTGATGCACGAGGCGCCGGCGCCGCTCCGCGCGCTGCGCCGCGACGTGCCGCGCGATCTGGAGACAATCTGCCTGAAGTGCCTGGAGAAGGAGCCGGCCCGGCGCTACGCCAGCGCGCGAGCGTTAACGGCCGACCTGCGGCGCTTCTTGGCGGGTGAGCCGATCCAGGCGCGTCCGGCCACGCCGGCCGAACGTGCCGCCAAGTGGTGTCGCCGCAATCCTCAATGGGCCAGCCTGTTCGCCGTGGTCCTCCTGGGCGTCACCGCTTTGCTGGGTTTTTTGACCTACTCGAACGCTCGGATCTCTCTCGCGCTGACAATCGAGCGCGCCACGCGCCACGAGCTAAACGCGCAGCTCTATGCCGCCGATGTACGGCGCGCGGGAGAGGCGTTCGCGGCTCACAATCCCCAGCAGGCGATCGATCTGCTGGCGAAATACGAGCAGCCCGAGGAAGGTTACGACCTGCGCGAGTTCGCCTGGCATTACTCGCGGAGTCGCGTCCATGTGCGCGAGGCATTTCTTCCCAAACACCCGGCGGATGTGTACCGCCTGCTGTTCTCGCCAAGCGGGAAATGGATCTTCACCGCCTGCGCCGACGGCAAGGTGCGCATCTGGCGCGGCGGCGACCGGCAGTTGGAACGTCTGCTCGACTGCGGCAGCGAAGTCAACGAAGTCGCGCTCTCGCCCGACGAGCAATGGCTCGCCGCTGGCTGCGACGACGGCCTCGTGCGAGTCTGGAACACCAACAACTGGCAACTGCACAGCATGTTGGAAACCAGTGGAGCCGCCTGGCTCGATCTTGCCTGGTACGACCAGATCTTCAGTCTTGCCACGCAGCCTGACGGAAAGGTTTTAGCGGCAGGATTCTTTGTACGGCGCGGTCATCCCTACGGGGCAGTAGTGCTTCGCTTCAATCCGGATGGTACCCGGGATGAGGACTTTGAGTACAAGACCTACGAACCGGCTGAGCCGGGATTCCATCGGGATTTTGGTCGCATCGTCCTCTGTCAGCCGGACGGAAGATTCATCCTGGTCGGAGACACCTACTTCGATCGAAATCCGGCCGGCCCCGAGCAAATGAGCACGCGATTCATCCTGGTGCGCTTTCTTCCCGACGGTACACCGGATCCCGCCTTTCAAGGCGGTATTCACGAAGCTGGCACTGGTCGCCGGCACGAACACCTGCGGGCAGCGTGCCTACAACCAGACGGCAAGATCGTCACCGTGGGCTATGCCGCCGACGAGAAGGATGAGAGGAACACGACCGCGCCGATTCTAGTGCGGTACGACGCCTCCGGCGTCCTGGAACCGGATTTTGGGACGGGATCGGGCTCGGTCGACAATTCAGCCGTCTCTCATCTCGATAGCGCCTATGCCATCGTCCTGCAAGAGGATGGCAAGATCGTCGTCGCCGGCGAGACGCAACAAGAAGGAAAAACGCGTCTCGCGCTCGTTCGATGCCATGCCGATGGCACGCGCGATGCCAGTTTTGGCCAGGATGGCATGGCTGTGTTGAGCGTCGGAGATGCCAACCTGGTGGCACGGAGGATAGCGCTACAGAGCGACGGAAGAATCGTCGTGGGGGCTGATTTTCTCCCACATTATCAAATCGCCATCTTGCGAGTTCACCAGGACGGGTGCCTGGATGACACGTTCGGAGAAGGAGGTCTCTCCACGCTGGCGGTTTTTGGCGATGATGCTGAGACTCTACCTTTGGCCATTCAGCCCGACCAGAAGATTGTCGTCGCGGGAGCGAGCGCGCCAGGGCCACCCAATCTCGCTGCTCTGGTCCGTCTACAAGAGAATGGCGCTTTGGACGCCAGCTTTGGCACGGCCGGAACGGTTCTCGCCGCGATGGGGCATTCCTACGAGTTGTGGCGAGATGTCCTGATTCAATCGGATGGAAAGATCCTCGCTGGCGGGACTGCGACCGATGGCAATCTCTCCCGCGGCGAGATCGACTTTGTCCTCGCCAGATTCCAGACCAACGGAACGCTCGATCAAACCTGGAACGCGGACAGCGTCGTGGGCCTGCAATTCTCTCCCGATTCCACTTCGCTTTACGCGGCCGGCGACCATGCGGTGAGCTGCTGGAATGTTGAGCATGGCGTAAAAACGGGAGCTTGGCGGCCTGCAACAAAAGAAGAACTGAGCAGCATGTCTCTTTCCTCGGATGGAAAGTGTCTCGGGATTGCTACTCGTAAGAGAGGCTATATCTGGAGCCTTCCAGATTCCCCAGAGGGAGAAACACACACGAAGCTCGCCGCATCCGCGATTGCACTATTGCCTGGTCGCGACGAAATCGTCGTCGGGTACGAGCACGGCAGAATCGATTGCTACGACAACCTAGAGATGATGAACGCAACGGACTTGGAGGTTCCCCACCCGGGGCGCGTGCAGGCGTTGCGTGCCACGAGCGACGGAAGATACCTCACCTCGACGTCACAGGCCGGCGGCGCGCATATCTTGCGCACCGACAACTGGCAGCGAATCGCGGCCATCAGCAACCCCTCGGGAAGAATCTGGGACGTACACTATCTGCCGGAACCAAACCAGGCCATCATCACCGACGTGCAAGGGAACGTCGATCTCGTGCGGATCAAAGCGTCGAATCACCCCATGCGCACCGACGGTGGTGTCGAAATCCATCGCACTGCCGCAGCGATAACCGCCGCTGACTTATCAGTCGATGGAAGTCTCCTGGCGTGCGGAGAACGGGATGGACGAACGACCGTCCTCTCGCTCGCGTCAGGCGAGGTGATGTTCGATTGCGTAGGACATCCGCAACCGGTGCAGCGCATCGCCTTCGACAAGAGCAACCGTCAGATCCACGTCGTTTATTATGATGGCCGGCTGGCGACGTTGGACATCGCCACGAGTAAGGAACTCTCACACCTGGAAATGGGTCGTAAGATCCATCGGGCGGCATTCTCACCAGAGACCGACCAGGTGGCGCTCGCCTTCGACGACGCGTACGAGACAATCGTGATGCGTTGGGATTCCAAGGCAGAGCGGCGCCGTTTCACGAGCCAGAACAGTGTTTCGCGTCTGGAGTTCAGCCACGACGGCAAGGCTTTGCTGCTGTGCTGCGCGTCTGACTTGGAGATCGGGGATCTGACGACGGGGCAGCTTGTTCGCAAACCTGGCAAGTCGGCGGAATCGTGCTCGGATCTGGCCGAACTTCCTCTCCGTGGCAAACTCCTTGTCGCCGAGGGACTGCGCGGAGTGGCGATCCGAGACTATCCGTCGCTCGAGCTAACAAGTCGACTCGTTTCGCACGCTTCTGGGATTGTTTATGTCGCCGTCACCCCCAACGAGCGCAACGCCGCCACGTTGAGTGAAGACGGCATGCTTACCGTCTGGGATCTCCGCACCGAGCAGCCGGTGTTGTCGTTCCTCGAATGCATCCGCGGGGTAGCTACCCCCAGCCTGATGTTCACCCCCGATGGAACAAAACTGGTAGCGGTGCTAAGTGCGCTGCCGAGCAGCCAAATCATCGTCTGGGCGACAGCAGATTCACCGTAA
- a CDS encoding DUF2399 domain-containing protein: MLKLLAKQSVQGTPEKNAMKRRHIWESVGIVTDELSSTVLTLNLPATGDSLSDRLLQDHRRCGMPARLTFRHLRLHPPTFGLPSNAHDSRIYVCENPSILAEAANRIGANCPPMVCVERHPSLACWLLLEQLCGREFQLAYHGDFDWGGIRIANKLYAAFGFEPWRFTTTSHCIRSNHHRKLRPPEAEAGWDWTLSDSIRRAGVSVEEESAIEGLLADLWAASALRPVSPA, encoded by the coding sequence TTGCTGAAGTTGCTTGCAAAGCAATCGGTGCAGGGCACACCAGAGAAGAACGCGATGAAGCGGCGACATATTTGGGAGAGCGTTGGTATCGTGACCGATGAATTGTCATCCACTGTGCTCACGCTGAATCTGCCCGCGACGGGCGATTCATTATCGGATCGCTTGTTGCAGGACCACAGGCGTTGCGGCATGCCCGCTCGCCTGACGTTCCGACATCTGCGGCTGCATCCACCGACATTCGGATTACCGTCCAATGCTCATGATTCGCGCATTTATGTTTGCGAGAATCCCAGCATCCTTGCCGAGGCTGCGAATCGCATTGGTGCCAACTGCCCGCCAATGGTTTGCGTCGAAAGACACCCGTCGCTCGCGTGCTGGTTGCTGCTCGAACAGCTCTGTGGCAGGGAATTCCAACTAGCCTACCACGGAGATTTTGACTGGGGTGGAATTCGCATTGCCAACAAGCTTTACGCAGCATTTGGCTTCGAGCCATGGAGGTTTACCACGACGTCGCACTGCATTCGCAGCAACCATCACCGAAAACTACGTCCTCCAGAAGCGGAAGCTGGGTGGGATTGGACGCTATCCGACTCCATACGGCGTGCCGGAGTCAGCGTGGAAGAAGAGTCGGCGATCGAAGGATTGCTTGCCGATCTCTGGGCGGCGAGTGCTCTACGCCCAGTCAGTCCCGCATAG
- a CDS encoding RNA-directed DNA polymerase, with product MNMLSQHTMQQNDWPPPISTRERLARTLNVSPVVIGEFVAEPARWYSQFTVPKPSGGNRIIQPPKKPLRRVQRALLRLLYSRLQVPPYLHGGVPKRSILTHARSHLGRKMVATLDVKNFFPSTQQKFVQPIFEMAGIVDEALTDALAITMLAEGLPQGAPTSSLLANLAFVPVDKAVIALCRSRNLSFSRYVDDIALSGNVDFRELKGPLIDRIHAAEYEIAEHKVRFMPASERQVVTGLVVNQKLRPTAEFVATLKSDIRVCLGHGVDFLADSEGISTRGMRMRLSGRAAHIAAADPKLGKRIRGMLCGVKWTTASR from the coding sequence ATGAACATGCTGTCGCAGCATACGATGCAGCAGAATGACTGGCCACCGCCGATTTCTACGCGTGAGCGGTTGGCAAGGACGCTCAATGTCTCGCCAGTCGTAATCGGAGAGTTTGTCGCTGAACCGGCGAGGTGGTACAGCCAATTCACTGTACCCAAACCCTCTGGCGGTAATCGCATCATTCAACCCCCGAAGAAACCACTGCGCCGCGTTCAAAGGGCGTTGTTGCGTTTGCTCTATTCCCGCCTACAAGTGCCACCGTACCTTCACGGTGGAGTACCAAAGCGGTCAATTCTCACGCACGCCAGGAGTCACCTGGGCAGGAAGATGGTCGCAACGCTCGACGTAAAGAACTTCTTCCCGTCGACTCAGCAGAAATTCGTGCAACCGATTTTCGAGATGGCTGGAATTGTTGACGAAGCTCTTACGGATGCGCTTGCGATCACAATGCTGGCCGAGGGTCTGCCTCAGGGCGCACCGACCAGTAGTCTGTTGGCGAATCTAGCGTTCGTTCCCGTGGATAAGGCGGTCATTGCCTTGTGCCGAAGTCGAAATCTATCTTTTAGTCGTTATGTCGACGACATCGCGTTATCCGGCAATGTGGATTTCCGGGAGCTGAAAGGTCCGCTCATCGACCGCATCCACGCCGCTGAATATGAGATTGCCGAACACAAGGTTCGTTTCATGCCTGCCAGCGAACGACAAGTGGTCACTGGATTGGTCGTCAACCAGAAACTGCGACCGACAGCTGAATTCGTCGCTACGTTGAAAAGTGATATCCGTGTGTGCCTGGGGCATGGGGTGGACTTCCTCGCGGATAGCGAGGGCATATCGACACGCGGAATGCGGATGAGATTATCGGGGCGCGCTGCGCATATTGCGGCTGCTGACCCTAAACTTGGCAAGCGGATACGCGGGATGCTTTGCGGCGTAAAATGGACGACTGCTAGCCGTTGA
- a CDS encoding helix-turn-helix transcriptional regulator: MIHIGKSIRKLRADRGISQQDLAASAELTPSFLSLVENGRRRPSLAVLQRIAEALGVPEEAIVWDAVDLPKGLNEDDRRICEMAKLIVRRLCEDEHAVAAYDAAE; the protein is encoded by the coding sequence ATGATTCACATAGGCAAATCGATCAGAAAGCTTCGGGCTGACCGTGGCATATCACAGCAAGACTTGGCCGCGAGCGCCGAGCTTACACCGTCGTTTCTGAGTCTCGTCGAGAATGGCAGGCGGCGTCCAAGCCTCGCAGTGCTGCAACGAATTGCGGAGGCACTGGGAGTGCCTGAGGAGGCGATTGTCTGGGATGCCGTAGATTTGCCCAAGGGCTTAAATGAAGACGATCGTCGAATCTGCGAAATGGCAAAGTTGATCGTGCGTCGGTTGTGCGAAGATGAACATGCTGTCGCAGCATACGATGCAGCAGAATGA
- a CDS encoding slipin family protein produces MNIFIIKTIKIRSYEMGLYFRDGEFRGLLRAGRHWFVDPLGKVKVEIVSQRAPWLAHEKLDVISRSGALKERAVVLDLKDYERALVWIDGRFSHILPPGLYAYWTALRDVKVEVVDARKVRFEHPDLKVIVQSPLVERVLELATVQAHNVGVLFIDGDFVETLPPGRYAFWKNMAQVKFVQEDLREAMFDVAGQDIMTADKVTLRMNAIVTYRVADARTAVSTVDDVRQALYREAQLALRAVVGARELDTFLMEKDGVASELADTVRARAKTLGVELIAVGIRDIILPGEMKDLMNRVTEAKKAAEANLIARREETAAIRSQANTAKLLADNPTLMRLRELEVLEKVAANSKLNVVLGEKGLTDRIVNVL; encoded by the coding sequence ATGAACATCTTCATCATCAAGACCATCAAGATTCGCAGCTATGAAATGGGCCTGTACTTCCGAGACGGCGAGTTCCGTGGCTTGCTGCGCGCTGGTCGCCACTGGTTCGTCGACCCGCTGGGCAAGGTCAAGGTCGAAATCGTCTCGCAGCGCGCGCCGTGGCTGGCACACGAGAAGCTCGACGTGATTTCGCGCTCGGGTGCGCTCAAGGAGCGCGCGGTGGTGTTGGACCTGAAGGACTACGAACGGGCTTTGGTCTGGATCGATGGTCGCTTCAGCCACATCCTGCCGCCAGGCCTGTACGCCTACTGGACGGCTCTGCGTGACGTAAAGGTCGAGGTGGTCGACGCCCGAAAGGTGCGGTTCGAGCACCCGGACCTGAAGGTCATTGTGCAGTCGCCGCTGGTCGAGCGCGTGCTGGAGCTGGCGACGGTGCAGGCGCACAATGTTGGCGTGCTGTTCATCGACGGTGACTTCGTTGAGACGTTGCCACCGGGCCGCTACGCATTCTGGAAGAACATGGCCCAGGTCAAGTTCGTCCAGGAGGACCTGCGCGAAGCCATGTTCGACGTTGCCGGCCAGGACATCATGACGGCCGATAAGGTGACGCTGCGGATGAATGCCATCGTCACGTATCGCGTCGCCGATGCCCGGACGGCCGTGAGCACGGTCGACGACGTGCGGCAGGCACTGTACCGCGAGGCGCAGTTGGCGCTGCGTGCCGTGGTGGGTGCCCGTGAGCTCGACACGTTCCTGATGGAGAAGGACGGCGTGGCGAGCGAACTGGCCGACACGGTGCGTGCGCGTGCCAAGACGTTGGGCGTGGAGCTGATTGCCGTGGGTATCCGCGACATCATTCTGCCGGGCGAGATGAAGGATCTGATGAACCGTGTCACGGAGGCCAAGAAGGCTGCTGAGGCCAACCTCATCGCTCGCCGCGAGGAGACGGCCGCCATCCGCAGCCAGGCCAACACCGCCAAGCTGCTGGCCGACAACCCGACCCTGATGCGCCTCCGCGAGCTGGAGGTGCTGGAAAAGGTCGCCGCCAACAGCAAGCTCAACGTCGTGTTGGGCGAGAAGGGCCTGACGGATCGGATCGTGAACGTGTTGTAG
- a CDS encoding HNH endonuclease, protein MVAKVLEHPTLVLNRNWQPVNVATVARALVLLWNESARVVDPTDYRLYTWADWSELRPRDGEQFIQAVRLRLRVPEVIVLAEYDRLPTAAVSFSRRNVFKRDHWACQYCGCQPGGEELTIDHVIPRSQGGTSTWENCVLACIGCNKRKADRTPHQAGMRLRKAPVRPTWKPIYARDSVRIESWSKFISETYWNVPLEK, encoded by the coding sequence GTGGTCGCAAAGGTACTTGAACATCCGACGCTGGTGCTCAACCGCAACTGGCAGCCGGTGAACGTGGCCACGGTGGCGCGGGCGCTGGTGCTGTTGTGGAACGAGTCGGCTCGCGTGGTGGACCCGACGGATTACCGGCTCTACACCTGGGCTGATTGGTCGGAGCTGCGCCCGCGCGACGGCGAGCAGTTCATCCAGGCCGTGCGGCTGCGGCTGCGCGTGCCCGAGGTGATCGTGCTGGCAGAGTACGACCGGTTGCCGACGGCGGCCGTGAGCTTCAGCCGCCGCAACGTATTCAAGCGGGACCATTGGGCCTGCCAGTACTGCGGCTGCCAGCCGGGAGGCGAAGAGTTGACGATCGACCACGTGATTCCGCGGTCGCAGGGTGGCACCTCGACCTGGGAGAACTGCGTGTTGGCGTGCATCGGCTGCAACAAGCGCAAGGCCGACCGCACGCCGCACCAGGCCGGCATGCGGCTCCGCAAGGCGCCGGTCCGGCCGACATGGAAGCCGATCTACGCCCGCGACAGCGTGCGGATCGAAAGCTGGTCGAAGTTCATCAGCGAGACGTACTGGAACGTTCCGCTGGAGAAGTAG